A region of Lacinutrix sp. Hel_I_90 DNA encodes the following proteins:
- a CDS encoding NAD(P)/FAD-dependent oxidoreductase: MIKTDILIIGAGPTGLFTVFEAGLLKLKCHLIDALPQAGGQCSELYPKKPIYDIPGFPEILAGDLTANLLEQGKQFQPGFTLGERAETIDKLEDGSFIVTTNKGTKHHAPIIAIAGGLGSFEPRKPQVLNIEKYEDRGVSYFIKDPEVYRNKKVVIAGGGDSALDWSIFLSGIASEVTLIHRRNEFRGALDSVEKVQELKLLSKINLITPAEVTGLLGEAHLEAVKIEKEGVERVLEADYFIPLFGLSPKLGPIGNWGLDIEKNAIKVNTVDYQTNIPGIFAIGDVNTYEGKLKLILCGFHEATLMCQSAYRLLNPGKKFVLKYTTVSGIDGFDGSRKEAEKAVVKAIV; the protein is encoded by the coding sequence ATGATAAAAACAGACATTCTAATAATTGGGGCAGGACCAACAGGGTTATTTACAGTATTCGAGGCAGGCTTATTAAAACTAAAGTGCCATTTAATTGATGCGCTACCTCAGGCGGGTGGTCAATGTTCGGAATTATATCCCAAAAAACCCATTTATGATATTCCTGGTTTTCCCGAAATTTTAGCAGGAGATTTAACCGCGAATCTTTTAGAGCAAGGGAAGCAGTTTCAACCGGGATTTACGCTTGGTGAACGTGCAGAAACCATAGATAAATTAGAAGATGGGAGTTTTATAGTAACAACCAATAAAGGTACAAAACACCACGCGCCTATTATAGCAATCGCCGGTGGATTAGGGAGTTTTGAACCTAGAAAGCCACAAGTATTGAATATTGAAAAGTATGAGGATAGAGGCGTTTCTTATTTTATTAAAGACCCAGAAGTGTATCGTAATAAGAAAGTGGTGATTGCAGGTGGTGGAGATTCTGCATTAGACTGGAGTATTTTTTTAAGCGGTATTGCTTCCGAAGTTACATTAATTCATAGACGAAATGAATTTAGAGGCGCCTTAGATTCAGTAGAGAAAGTACAGGAGTTAAAACTACTGAGTAAAATAAATTTAATCACACCTGCAGAAGTGACAGGATTATTAGGCGAGGCGCATTTAGAAGCCGTTAAGATAGAAAAAGAAGGTGTTGAACGCGTTTTAGAGGCTGATTATTTTATCCCACTTTTTGGTTTATCGCCTAAACTCGGACCGATTGGAAATTGGGGGTTAGACATTGAGAAAAATGCAATAAAAGTAAATACGGTAGATTACCAAACTAACATTCCTGGCATCTTTGCGATTGGAGATGTTAATACTTATGAGGGTAAATTGAAACTTATTCTTTGTGGTTTTCATGAAGCGACATTAATGTGTCAATCTGCTTATAGACTATTAAATCCAGGCAAAAAGTTTGTTTTAAAATATACAACGGTAAGTGGTATTGATGGGTTTGATGGTTCACGAAAAGAGGCTGAAAAAGCAGTGGTGAAAGCCATCGTTTAA
- the epsC gene encoding serine O-acetyltransferase EpsC produces the protein MISENETVFKSYKVCLKGTVKGFTKGLFYSLFDAVYYEKNIVSIEDAFLSIFKRLHDDKGQDIWDLFKKEFPNIRKKLDLDALAMEKNDPATKSLEEVYLASPGFHAIAIYRLSHELYKLNCFVISRMMSEYIHGVTGIDIHPGATIGDSFFIDHGTGIVIGETSIIKDRVKIFQGVTLGGIQVKKSMSATKRHPTIENDVIIYANATILGGDIVIGAHSIIGANVWITQSVPENALVTYQSEIKISVRK, from the coding sequence ATGATTTCAGAAAATGAGACTGTTTTTAAAAGTTATAAGGTTTGCTTAAAGGGTACGGTTAAAGGCTTTACCAAAGGACTATTTTATTCGTTGTTTGATGCCGTGTACTACGAGAAAAATATAGTGTCAATAGAAGATGCTTTTTTAAGTATTTTTAAAAGACTGCACGATGATAAAGGTCAGGACATCTGGGATCTGTTTAAAAAGGAATTTCCTAATATTAGAAAGAAATTAGATTTAGATGCTTTAGCAATGGAGAAAAACGATCCTGCAACTAAGAGCTTGGAAGAAGTTTATCTAGCCAGTCCGGGGTTTCATGCCATTGCCATTTACAGGTTAAGTCATGAGCTTTATAAGTTGAATTGCTTCGTTATTTCGAGAATGATGAGTGAGTATATTCATGGGGTAACGGGCATCGATATTCATCCAGGCGCTACTATTGGAGATTCTTTTTTCATAGACCACGGAACAGGAATCGTCATTGGTGAAACATCTATTATAAAGGATAGAGTAAAGATTTTTCAGGGGGTTACCTTAGGCGGTATTCAAGTCAAGAAAAGCATGTCTGCAACAAAACGACATCCAACAATTGAAAACGATGTTATCATATATGCAAACGCGACTATTTTAGGAGGCGATATTGTTATTGGTGCTCATAGTATTATTGGTGCCAATGTTTGGATAACCCAGTCTGTTCCAGAAAATGCTCTGGTTACCTATCAATCTGAAATAAAAATAAGTGTTAGAAAATAA
- the cysM gene encoding cysteine synthase CysM, which produces MELGKGILSQVGNTPLIESVNLITKKGVRLFFKLEGNNPGGSLKDRPAYNMIAEAVKRGDIKKGGHLVEATSGNTGIALAYVARLFGLKISLIMPENSTEERVKTMRAYGAEVVLTASNEGIEGSRDLAFKMRDEKGYLLLNQFENDDNWKAHYKTTGPEIWRDTKGAVTHFVAAMGTTGTIMGTSTFLKEKNKAIKIVGAQPEEGSSIPGIRKWSPEYVPKIFNSSKVDQIIEVSETEAKNMTRRLALEEGVFAGMSSGGCIASALKLIETIEKGVVVAIVCDRGDRYLSSNLFE; this is translated from the coding sequence ATGGAGTTAGGAAAAGGAATTTTAAGTCAAGTAGGTAATACACCTTTAATTGAATCGGTTAATTTGATTACTAAAAAAGGGGTACGGTTGTTTTTTAAATTGGAAGGCAATAACCCTGGCGGAAGCCTTAAAGATAGACCGGCTTATAATATGATTGCCGAAGCAGTAAAGCGAGGTGATATAAAAAAAGGGGGGCATTTAGTTGAAGCTACAAGTGGAAATACAGGGATTGCATTGGCTTATGTTGCGCGTTTGTTTGGCTTAAAAATCTCTTTAATAATGCCTGAAAATTCTACCGAAGAGCGTGTGAAAACAATGCGAGCTTATGGAGCGGAAGTGGTTTTAACAGCTTCAAATGAAGGTATTGAAGGTTCCAGAGATCTGGCCTTTAAAATGAGAGATGAAAAAGGCTACCTCTTATTAAACCAGTTTGAAAACGATGACAACTGGAAAGCCCATTATAAAACCACAGGGCCAGAAATTTGGAGAGATACAAAGGGAGCAGTCACTCATTTTGTTGCAGCCATGGGAACCACTGGTACAATAATGGGAACCTCTACTTTTTTAAAAGAAAAAAATAAGGCTATTAAAATTGTTGGTGCTCAGCCAGAAGAGGGCTCTAGTATTCCAGGCATTAGAAAATGGTCACCAGAGTATGTGCCTAAAATTTTTAACTCTTCAAAGGTGGATCAAATTATAGAAGTTAGTGAAACCGAAGCTAAAAACATGACGCGACGGCTGGCACTAGAAGAAGGTGTTTTTGCAGGTATGAGCAGTGGTGGTTGTATCGCATCAGCTTTAAAGCTCATTGAAACTATAGAAAAAGGGGTTGTAGTAGCCATCGTTTGTGACCGAGGAGATCGCTATTTATCTTCAAATTTATTTGAATAG
- a CDS encoding acyloxyacyl hydrolase: MKCFFYYLTFLCFTCISAQEEKSPFTIDANYFYGTILEHNPDIAHLITEHQTGVILSFNQKTFGKNAWESRFNYPDYGASFLYQDMKNEFLGENYGLYAHFNFYFLNRNLKFRIAQGIAYTTNPYDKVNNYRNNAYGSDLLSSTYLQLNYDKQNIYKGFGLQGGVSIIHYSNANFRAPNNSTNTFTFNIGATYMFGYDTQPDYIASTEERYFKEKIKYNLAFRTGINESDVNNSGQYPFYIVSAYADKRLNRKTAVHVGTDIFFSTFLKELIKYYAVAFPEDNVSGNEDYKRVGVFVGHELFINKMSFITQLGYYVYYPYDFEGRIYNRIGLKRYFGDKYFAAITLKSHAAKAEGVEFGIGVRL; this comes from the coding sequence ATGAAGTGTTTTTTTTACTACTTAACCTTTTTGTGTTTCACGTGTATTAGTGCGCAAGAGGAAAAGAGCCCATTTACTATAGATGCCAACTATTTCTACGGCACAATCCTGGAACATAACCCAGATATCGCGCATTTAATTACAGAGCATCAAACAGGAGTTATTCTAAGTTTTAATCAGAAAACCTTTGGTAAGAATGCATGGGAGAGTAGGTTTAACTATCCAGATTATGGTGCGTCTTTTCTTTACCAGGACATGAAAAATGAATTTCTTGGCGAGAATTACGGATTATATGCCCATTTTAATTTTTATTTTCTCAACCGAAACTTAAAATTTAGAATCGCGCAAGGTATCGCCTATACTACTAACCCATACGATAAAGTGAATAACTATAGAAATAACGCCTATGGTTCAGATTTGCTGAGTTCTACCTACTTACAGTTGAATTACGACAAGCAAAATATTTATAAGGGCTTTGGTTTGCAAGGCGGTGTTTCTATCATTCATTATTCTAATGCGAATTTTCGTGCACCTAATAATTCAACAAATACCTTTACGTTTAATATAGGTGCAACCTACATGTTTGGTTACGATACACAGCCCGACTATATTGCTTCAACTGAAGAACGCTATTTTAAAGAAAAAATAAAATATAACCTTGCGTTTAGGACAGGTATTAATGAGAGTGATGTCAATAATTCTGGACAATATCCCTTCTATATTGTTTCAGCTTATGCAGATAAACGATTAAATAGAAAAACAGCAGTTCATGTAGGAACAGATATTTTCTTTTCTACCTTTTTAAAAGAATTGATTAAATACTATGCTGTAGCTTTTCCTGAAGATAATGTTTCGGGAAATGAAGATTATAAACGAGTAGGTGTTTTTGTGGGGCACGAGTTATTTATTAATAAAATGTCTTTTATCACACAGCTAGGTTATTATGTATACTATCCCTATGATTTTGAAGGTCGTATCTATAATCGAATTGGCTTAAAACGTTATTTTGGAGATAAATATTTTGCTGCAATTACATTAAAATCCCATGCCGCGAAAGCAGAAGGTGTAGAGTTTGGAATTGGTGTCCGCTTATAA
- a CDS encoding head GIN domain-containing protein gives MKKIIYLLSVIILVSCNSENAPDCFQNSGDVITKTFEVQEFTKVTVFERIELIVKEGPVHEVIVETGEFLMDEIDVKVENGKLLLNNNNGCNLTRDFGITKIYITAPNLTEIRSSTGLQTSSDGVLTYPSLLLISEDFSEAYHTDGLFRLQVNCNTLKVIVNNLSTSSIEGSVENLNIQFFSGDARFEGRNLIAQNINIYHRGSNDITINPQVSLTANLVGTGDVIVVNTPPIVDVQEQYTGRVIFE, from the coding sequence ATGAAAAAAATAATATACCTATTAAGTGTGATCATTCTGGTAAGCTGTAATAGTGAGAATGCGCCAGATTGTTTCCAAAATTCTGGAGATGTTATTACTAAAACTTTTGAAGTTCAGGAATTCACTAAAGTAACAGTGTTTGAGCGTATTGAATTGATAGTAAAAGAAGGACCGGTTCATGAAGTCATTGTCGAAACTGGAGAGTTTTTAATGGATGAAATTGACGTTAAAGTAGAAAATGGAAAATTGCTGTTAAATAATAATAACGGTTGCAATTTAACCAGAGATTTTGGGATAACTAAGATTTATATTACGGCTCCAAATCTTACTGAAATCCGCAGTAGTACTGGGTTGCAAACGAGTAGTGACGGTGTTTTAACGTACCCGAGTCTCTTATTGATTTCAGAAGATTTTAGTGAAGCATATCATACAGATGGCTTGTTCCGCTTGCAAGTTAATTGCAATACTCTTAAGGTAATAGTAAATAATTTGTCTACTTCTAGTATTGAAGGGAGTGTGGAAAACTTAAATATCCAGTTTTTCTCTGGAGATGCCCGTTTTGAAGGCAGGAATTTAATCGCTCAAAATATAAATATCTATCACCGTGGGTCGAATGATATTACTATAAACCCTCAAGTATCTCTAACAGCTAATTTAGTGGGTACAGGAGATGTTATTGTGGTTAATACGCCACCAATAGTTGATGTACAAGAACAATATACCGGTCGCGTTATTTTTGAGTAA
- the gldA gene encoding gliding motility-associated ABC transporter ATP-binding subunit GldA: MSIKVENISKTYGEQKALNNISFEIKKPEIVGFLGPNGAGKSTMMKILTTFISPTAGEAKVNNYSINTEAKQVQQSVGYLPEHNPLYLEQYVREYLAFNANIFKVSQSRIEEVITLTGLTPESHKKIGQLSKGFRQRVGLANALLHNPDVLILDEPTTGLDPNQLVDIRNLIKSIGKEKTVFLSTHIMQEVEAMCDRVIIINKGEIVANKKLKELREGQAQIVIVEFDYRVEDAFLQKLPHVESVKNTHDFVYEITFSTQEDMRSHVFDFTHDNALKILQLNQKNASLESLFRDLTV; this comes from the coding sequence ATGTCTATAAAAGTTGAAAACATATCGAAGACTTACGGCGAACAAAAAGCCTTAAACAATATCTCTTTTGAAATTAAAAAACCAGAGATTGTCGGTTTTTTGGGTCCGAATGGTGCTGGGAAATCTACAATGATGAAAATTTTAACCACTTTTATTAGCCCAACAGCAGGTGAAGCTAAAGTAAATAACTATTCTATAAATACTGAAGCCAAGCAAGTACAGCAAAGTGTTGGGTATTTACCAGAACACAATCCGTTATATCTTGAGCAATATGTTCGCGAATATTTAGCGTTTAACGCCAATATCTTTAAGGTGAGTCAATCCCGTATTGAAGAAGTCATAACACTTACTGGTTTAACTCCTGAGTCTCACAAAAAAATTGGTCAGCTTTCTAAGGGTTTCAGACAACGTGTTGGTTTAGCCAATGCTTTATTACATAATCCTGATGTTTTAATTCTTGATGAACCTACAACTGGTTTAGATCCAAATCAATTAGTAGATATTAGAAACCTCATTAAATCTATAGGAAAAGAAAAAACGGTATTTCTTTCTACACACATTATGCAAGAGGTGGAAGCGATGTGTGATCGTGTGATTATTATTAATAAAGGCGAAATAGTAGCAAATAAAAAATTGAAAGAACTTCGTGAAGGGCAAGCGCAAATTGTTATTGTGGAATTTGATTATCGTGTGGAAGATGCTTTTTTACAAAAATTACCTCATGTTGAAAGTGTGAAAAATACGCATGATTTTGTATACGAAATTACATTTTCTACCCAAGAAGACATGCGTTCTCACGTGTTTGATTTTACTCATGATAATGCGTTGAAAATTTTGCAACTAAATCAAAAAAATGCTAGTTTAGAGAGTCTATTTAGGGATTTAACGGTTTAA
- a CDS encoding prephenate dehydratase: MIKSVAIQGVKGSFHHIVSQDYFGENMQVNECLSFDDTVDALLSRKTEAAIMALENSIAGSIIPNYALIDNNSLHIVGEYYLDIQHHLMALPNQAIEAIKEVHSHPMALLQCKTFLKNYPHIKLVEAKDTAEVAKRISKQKIKGIAAIASKLASQLFDLTILAESIQTIKHNETRFAIVKRSNSEIPKEEINKASVKFELDHKRGSLATILNVMSDCKLNLTKIQSLPKIETPWLYAFFVDVTFENYSDFEKAKSIMKIMATHFKILGEYKNAKH, encoded by the coding sequence GTGATAAAATCAGTAGCTATACAAGGCGTAAAAGGGTCGTTTCACCATATTGTGTCGCAAGACTATTTTGGAGAAAACATGCAGGTGAACGAATGTTTATCCTTTGACGATACTGTAGACGCGCTTTTAAGTAGGAAAACAGAAGCCGCTATTATGGCCTTAGAGAACTCTATTGCAGGTTCAATTATCCCAAATTATGCGTTGATTGATAATAATAGCCTACACATTGTAGGGGAGTATTATTTAGACATTCAGCATCATTTAATGGCATTGCCAAATCAGGCTATTGAAGCGATAAAAGAAGTGCATTCACACCCTATGGCTTTATTACAGTGTAAGACGTTTTTAAAAAACTATCCACACATTAAGTTAGTTGAAGCTAAAGATACCGCTGAAGTTGCTAAACGTATAAGTAAGCAAAAGATAAAAGGTATTGCTGCAATAGCTAGTAAATTGGCTTCTCAATTATTTGATTTAACCATTCTCGCGGAAAGCATTCAAACCATAAAGCATAATGAAACACGATTCGCAATCGTAAAAAGAAGTAATTCTGAAATTCCAAAAGAAGAAATTAACAAGGCGTCTGTAAAGTTTGAACTCGATCACAAGCGTGGAAGCCTGGCGACTATTTTGAATGTGATGAGTGACTGTAAGTTGAATTTAACCAAAATTCAATCACTTCCAAAAATAGAAACCCCATGGTTGTACGCTTTTTTTGTAGATGTTACTTTTGAGAACTATTCAGATTTTGAAAAAGCAAAATCCATTATGAAAATTATGGCTACACATTTTAAAATATTGGGGGAATATAAAAACGCAAAACACTAA